The bacterium genome includes a region encoding these proteins:
- a CDS encoding NAD(P) transhydrogenase subunit alpha, translating into MLFVLMLATFIGLEVIRNVSRLLHTPLMSLTNAISAIAIVGSIIVTGEELTKTSTILGAVAIAASTTNIVSGFLITNRMLKMFKKKEPGRS; encoded by the coding sequence ATGCTCTTCGTGCTGATGCTGGCGACCTTCATCGGACTCGAGGTCATCCGGAACGTCTCGCGGCTCCTGCACACGCCGCTGATGTCCCTGACCAATGCGATCAGCGCGATCGCGATCGTCGGCTCGATCATCGTCACCGGCGAGGAGCTCACGAAGACGAGCACCATCCTCGGCGCGGTGGCGATCGCGGCTTCGACGACGAACATCGTCAGCGGCTTCCTGATCACGAACCGCATGCTCAAGATGTTCAAGAAGAAGGAGCCGGGCCGGTCATGA